Below is a genomic region from Gallus gallus isolate bGalGal1 chromosome 10, bGalGal1.mat.broiler.GRCg7b, whole genome shotgun sequence.
GTAAAAAAGCAGAGACCTCATAAATAACTCCATTTTGTTTGGCACAATGTATTTAGGTGTTATTTAAACATGACAACAGAATTTCAATCGAGAACTTGATGCTTACCTTCATCATAGAGAACTACTCTCTTGATCTGAGGCAGAGACTTCCAGTATTTCTCAACATCCAAAATGAGACTAAAAATCTCAGGTCAAGTGTGGGAAGCATTTTCTGAGTGTACTATAAGCTCTTGACTACTCACACACCTGTGGCCAGGTCACAACTACCTTACTTGGATGAAGAGCCAAAGGTCTCCACATGGAGCCATCTCAGGCACAGCAGGGTGTTTGACAACTGGCATAGATTCCCTGGAGCTCAGCCTCAGCAGAACTACCCCTGTACACCACGTAGCCCAGGCAAATGCAGTGTCAGAGCCAGCCCTGCACTTGTGTCAACAAGACTCACACACACTGCTCGCTACACACAGCCAGACCTTGTGGGATGTGTGAAGTAATGCACAGGCCAGGTCCAATGGTGACAGGGTGCTGAAATACACTGCACTGAAAAACCAGAACAGTCAACATCAGTGCAGATGGGCCAGCTATAAACTGTGTGTGCAGCTATCTGGATTAATGCACTGTATTGCCTGCTTCTAATATTCTGTCCAGCAGTCCATCACTCCTACAATGAAGACAGCTGACTGTGTATGTTTGGTGGGAAGAGTTAAATTAAGTATTAAGAACAATCATGAactttccacctttttttattattactaggCTTCTACCCTGGATTTTACTTTACTTACTTCTTAAGAAACAAGAGTACTGCAAGgagttgaagaaaaaaacacactatGGGCACAATAAAACAAACTACAGAATAAGAGGCCGGGCTTGCTGTGGTGTAACATACACTAGCTGAGCTGATAAATGATGGGTGATCAAATGTCTGAGCTTTCAAATCTGGAATCAGTGTTTGACACTGCAGCAGACCCATCTAATGATTACATTAATCATGAAAAGTTTCCTACTCgaattctgaaacattttccaTAAATGAGAAGTCTAAGCTCATAAATCTAAGCTAAGCACAAGAGTGGAAAGTTACAGAAGTCTTTCTGCTCAACCTTAGCTCACATCCTGCCACTCAAGAGAAGCATAAcgaaaaaaaaagcaagcaagcaaaatcTTTGCAGAGGAATTGAGGTGTGAAAGAGGGGAACGCTTCTCTTTGCAAAACATTCTGAAGGTTTTGATATCGCCCCTTTGAATCTTAGATTTAACTTAATGAACAAATAcatttacagaaaagcagaaagtctGAAACATCAAGCTAGGAGAAGACATGAAGAGAAAAGTCAAGGGCCTCAGTGCTCTCTCAGACATGCTCCCACGACCAAGTGACCCCAAGGCAGCAGCGTCTCTGCAGATGCTGGCCCAACAATAACAACTGAAAGAATTCCCACtatatttgtcattttaaatgcaTCATACTTTGAGAGAGCGCACAACTGGCCAGCATTAACCCCAAATACCAAGAATGGGTATTCTCAGCCCACAGCCTGCTATCCCTGCCTTTGAATTGTCAACGTTAAGGCAAAAGTgtttgtaggagaaaaaaaaaaaagtgaaatatgaacaaaaatgaaatctctgatggcaaaaaaaacccacacaacttttttttttttattaataactgAAATAGctatttgaataaataaaaggcaagGGGATAGCCAAAGGAATACAGCTGGGatgtttattttacatttagaGATGTAGAGTTTCTGTACAATAGAGCACGAAGATCATATTCTGAAACAGGTGCTAGAAAGATAGAGCCAAGTAAGCTAGAAGACAGGACAGAGAACCATGAAACATCCAAAAGCTTGGAAAGATGTTTTATCCAACCCGATGAAGATGTCTTTGGAGAAgtgaagcaaagaaaattatctgcacaaaaagaaaaagtgagataaggtaggaaataaaaaaaagtgcagtAAGAAGTCCAAAAAAAGCAACGACAGCACAGCAGAATCCAGCATGCCAGGATGACTACTAGTGAAATGCCACACCATGCTGGGATTGGAATGCTATAGCAATTTCCTCATGTACCAGAGGAGGACTACATTTTAAAGCCTGTTTTCCATCTGCAAATatcccaaatgaaaaaaaaaaaaacaaaaaaaaacaaagccaacaaaaacAAGTTGTAACTTCTGTTacaaaggaggggaaaaaaacaccatttgTTCAGAAAGCTACTGAGCAAATGTAGATGCGTTGGTACATAAAAAGTTGCTGAAAAGCGGGAGGGGAGCAATGAAGAAATGTAGggattagaaaggaaaaaaaaaagggggaaaatagTTAAAATATGGATGCatgcaaaacacatttttagcTCCGAGCAAAGCTGCAGTCCTGCTGAACTGAATGTCACACCTCACAGGCACTTGAGAAAGCAACATCTCTTCTTTCCCATGCCAGTTGTATGGAGTTCATGCAAATCAAAGGGATGAGCATGGGAAGGGGGATTTAGCATAGCTGACCTCTGTTCAGAGTTTTATGTCAATGCAGAATAAGATGGTATATTTCAAACACCACATAGATTACTCACACCCCTTACAAAtgattccttctctttttttttccccacctcaAACACTCTCTCTTCAAGCTAAAGCTGGTATTACCACACCTCTGGGATTTACTAAGTAATTACTATTGCCCTCCACAAGATACATACAAACAACCAGCACTTCAGTTGTCACATTTCTGGGTCTAAATCACAAAGTGTCTTTACCTTCCACACTTGTAATTTAATGGTAGCAGTTGAAAACTCAACTGCAGTGGAATTCAATTCAAGCAGTTCAGGAAATTCAAGATAAACGCAATCTACTATTATTAACGGAGCTAATTCTAAGTCCCTTTGAAACTGTTGTAAGAGCTTTGCCAGAATAAAGCTGTGAAGGCAGAAGAACACCCTCTGAACGCAGTATGTGCTGAGATAATAATTTCTGGCAAATTCAAAATGATGgtaaaaaaatacttgaacaGAGATCAACTAGAAGGATAAATGGAGAGCTACAAACAAATGGCAACCACAGGATATAAGGATCACTGATGCACACTGGTAAACACACATGAGCTCATCGATTAGCTTACAAAATCACCATGAGTATTTACCAGGCTTGGCACGACACACGCCCACACTCTGCCACAGTAAATAAATGGTTCATGGTATTTTGTGCATCTAATCTCACTAAAGTAATGCATCTCCCACTACAAGGGAGCGTAATTTCACAAAGCCAGAACCACACAATCAATCAGGGCAGGGAAGCAGGCACAGGCACAAGCTGGAAAGTCATTTACATGGAAGTCATATCGTTGAGAGCATGGTCCAGCTCCTCGCTGATGGCTTTGTACTTCAGTTTCTGAGCATAAAGCTCATCTAACAGCCCCCAAGGGAAGGTAGAAGTGCACAAGGAAATGGGAGTGTGGTCATGGGATGGAATGAGAAGGCAGTGGTGTGGGATACCatccaaaagcagcaggaaagggTAGGAACGCACAGAAAGAAGTGTTGAGGCAGACaggacaacaacaaaacagcatcaaaatataaaattagggaagaataaaaaacaacGGCAAATAGTTTTCTGTGATAAGTTCATTAACTGCACTGCAAGTGGGACAACCTGTGATTTAGGTAAAACAAAGCCTAGAAGGGAAGCAAAAATCTGTTTCCTTGTCCTGgaaatttgttttaatgctCATTAGAAAGGCACATGGGAACCGCAGAAGTCAGTACCACGGATACGAGAGCTGGAAACAGGGCTCAAGGAGGATGCTAACTTTTAAGTACTtagctttcttctttgcttcctGAAACACTGACCATACATTTTGCACTTGTTGCCTAGCTATACTTCATACTCCCTATAGGTAAGCCTGCCATGCCAAGTAATCAAACTACATAAAATCCTAACTTGATAGAACACACTGAAGTAGTAAGCTCCAAGTAGCCTTTGATTTCCAAACtgctgaattattttctctggaAGGAGAAAGCACATTCAGCTGCAGTTCTGAAAGGTTTAtcaaaactttaaaacaaactcCATGAATGTAAAAAAGGTGTCCTCCTCAGTATGTATGCAATCCATTAGCTTTACTAAAAACCAGTACCTGTTGTTCTGCCCTACCCTTATCAGAACAATAAATTAAGTCTGCGTGCTACATTCTTAACTATTACAAAACTAACACAGTTCTTCACCAGCTTTTTAGTAACATGATACTGTTTATCTCATAATTTACCCTATGTACTTCCAAGCAGAAGCatgtaaagcaaaacaaatgaagagtCTCGAAAATAtcagagaaaaaggaacaggCGAGAGCAAAACATTTCACCAGAAGCATTTAAGTTATCAGTGTATCTGAATGGGAAATCATTTtacctttttcactttttaagtAGACCCATTTACATAATCTGGACAATTTAGGTGAGTAGGAGTTGGGTAGTGAATAAAACCAGGAGAATAAAAGACCTGTATCTCTTTAGTTAGCACAGGAAACAAAGATCCATACCTTCTAGATCATCAATGCTCTTCTCCAGCTTGGTTACTGACCTCTCAGCAAATTCAGCACGGGTCTCAGCCTGAAGTCAAGATCAATACAAACAATTGTAGGAaacgcacacacacatactaCTTACAAACAGAGGAGCAACAATTCAAAGGAGCAAAAAAAGAACGATGAGAGGAagtagatttaaaataaaacaataaggTGATGCTTCTTTTTATGAGATATCCAACAATTAACTGTCCCCAAAGGGATATGTTCATCCGTAAAGaattcaagtatttttaatattaaaagaacCAACATTGTACTGGAAGATCTGTTGTACATAACAGCTCTAATTTTACCTCCTTCAGTTTGTCAGTTAGAACTTTAATCTCCTCTTCAtatttgtcttctttctgcGAGTACTGtaattagaaagaaaaccacTGCTATTAGACCAGGTATTCTACATACATAAAAACACCACTCTTCTAATAGATCAACTGTATAAAAGGGAGTAATATGGGCCTAACTAGATTAATTCCACTTATCAGACTGCGATCACACACAACTTATTACAAAAGCAGAATTTCCCTGAAGTTGTATGTTCTGTTTAACAGAAGATGCATTCAAATAATACCAATCTCTGTGGGACCAGAAGGAATGCTAGGTTCTGATAGCTACTCAATACGTATTTGACTGTAAGTCCAAATGATTCTACTAACAAATGGCCttgctgaaatgctgaaaagtgATCagcatactgaaaaacaaaacaaaccaaaaggcCAATCCAGGGGCCAGCATAAGGAACACGTTCTCATGTAAGTCTCTAGCCTACCTTCTCAGCCTGAGCCTCCAGCGACTTCAGGTTGTTGGTCACAGTTTTCAACTCCTCTTCAAGCTCAGCACATTTGCTGTTATTTcggaaggaaggcaggaaaggGGTGGATGGAAGATTCAGtcaagcaaaagaaacagaagaaaaaaaagggggaaaagatagagaaaaatgaaacaactaCAGAGCAAAAGAAGCCTTAAAAGCAGCTGAATCCATCACAGACTGAAAGCGACTGTTTATGATGCCAAATTCCATTTTAAGTGTGCATTTCAACAATGGCTCGACATAAGTTATTTACAGTCTTTGGtttacacagaaatatttacaagCTTTTACAAATAAGACAGTTCAGCTTCTTTTTGGCTGCACAGGAGATCAGTTTTAAAGGTAACAAAATGATTTAACAAAAAAGAGaccaaagaaaacaaccaaagcAAGATGCAAGGGAGTAGAGAGCATAGTGAGGATTTATTTGCTACTGAGTGAGCTAACTGGCTATGGAAGCTGAAAGACTCGGGTTGCAGTTAAACCTAAAAACTGTTTATTAGTATCAGTACCTTATCCTCTGCAGCCATTAATGCTTTCAAGGTTTGATCCATTATTCTTAACTGTTCTTCCAGCTGTCGGACTTGGCTGTTAGTGAACACATGAAATGCACAAAAGCCATTCACAAAATCAGTGTGCAGGTTCAGCATGCAGTGACAAAACACACGCgcacacatacaaacacattTACTTTGGTGTTGACCGTTTATTTCAACCATTAAAGAGCAAACATAGCCTTGAGCTGAACACACAGTGTACTGCCAATGTTTCCATGCTGTTACAGTTTCTGTCTTGTAGCACCTCACAGGCATCTCAGGGGAAACTGTACACTTACCTTTCTGATAGTTCAGCACGCTCCTCAGCCCGCTCCAGGTCACCCTCAATGATCACGAGCTTACGAGCCACCTACAGGCACAGGCAAACAACAATCACGGGTATCATTTTATTGCAGCCAACACCATCTGTCCCTAGAATCCAAAGTGTGGGTAAAGGGCTTTTGGCTGTTCCCTGTGTCCCAAAACTGACCTCTTCATACTTGCGGTCAGCCTCTTCAGCAATGTGCTTAGCTTCTTTAAGCTGGATCTCTTGGATTTCCATCTTCTCTTCATCCTTCTGGGCTCTATTTTCAATGACCTTCATTCCTCTGAAAGAcgtgaaaaaaacccaaaccagtAAATAAAAGCTTCAGGGCTTGCCAGTTTAAAAGCTTCAGTTCTACCACTGACTGGAGTGTGTCCTTCAGGCACATGTATTACAATGAACGAAGCACCTCACAAACTTGATTCTTCACACCCACCATCTAATCCTGTGTATATACACCTCAGAAgtttaaaggaaaagcagcatgacttacaaagaaagaaaggttcATTTGTTTTAACTCTTGCTACAGTTCAACTTTACCCAGAAACTCAACCACTTCattatccttttttcttttaaattccaGGAAAACTGTTCTTacagaaagataaataaatgcTCTTGCTTCTAAAGACCTAATAATATGACTGAAGACACCTGTATTTCTAACATTCATTGTGAGATAGCACAGTCCAGCTCCTGCAGGACTGACAGATATTATGTTTATGAGAAAACAATTTCCCATGAGTTTTCTCATGTCAGAGTCCTAAAGCACTGACCTAAAGCTCTGTGTGCTCTGAACAAGCAAAATTTAAACTCCTCCATAATAAGAAGCACAACGAATTGCCCCTTCCTTCCACATAGATTTGACCCATATTCTCTTCACTATTCCACAACTGTCTCTTCAACAGACTGCATTGTCAGCGAGGTCGAAACAGATATGGAGAATACTTTGGATTCCTTCCGAACAAAAAGTACTATGACAGTTATCTCTAAAATATTATGCACTAAAATATGCATTAGTAGAAGACATCTTTTAAATCCATCAAATCTTGAGTTCCTAAATACATCTGGAAATTCCAGCCTAAATCTAATGGAATTTATGTGATCTCTCTCCTTCGTTCACCTTTATGTAGAGATCTTAACAACAGGAGAAACAAAGCTTCTTCTAGCACTGGTTTTCCACATAACATTTTCTAACCACAATGCAATTAAGAATCACCCAACAGCATGAGTACACATCGCCTCTGTCAGTTGTCATTCAAATACAGAGGCCTGGACTGGTTCCAACAGTTTTCCCAGGAAGCAGTATGATATAACAAAAGCTCTAGCCCACTCTATCTTATCTTTACAACTGAGATGCAAACAAGTGTTTAAGCCTGTGTGTGCATTCTGGACATCCCTATAGACAAGCTGTGACTGAAGACTGTGCGACTGAAGTCCAAAGGCAGAGTGGATTACATATGCAGAGAGACATAGGAGTGGTTTAATTTATTTCCCTAACCCACACCCCAGCAATTACCACCTTCGTCATACGGGCAATCCAGCTAATCACTTTCAAGAGTAACCTCACCCACCTTTCACTCTCATCTGCAGCCttctcagcctcctccagctTCTGCAGGGCAGTAGCCAAGCGCTCCTGAGCCCGATCCAACTCTTCCTCAACCAGTTGGATGCGTCTGTTCAGGGAAGCTACTTCACTCTCAGCCTAAGCACAGAAGAAGAGAAGTTAGATCATAACACGGCACACATGACCCTCTGCAGAGGATTACCCCATGTACCTGCTAGTGCTATTTAATGGCACCTCAAtggcttctgttttcattcactGAAAAGTCCGTACAGAGATGTACATGTCTTTACGATGCTTCTTTTCTATTAAGCAGATCAAGGAACGTGCAACTTATGCATAATCCTTCTAGTCCTGCTCTCTCTAGCACGGTTCCATAAATATATTATCTTATTAGAAGACACAAACCAATTAcatcccttcttccttcctagGAAATCAGCAGAAACTATCACAACCCCTACATATTATTTCAAACCCATTACTTAGGCCCTTTTGCCATATTTAGGTAATAAATACTTATGTTACCTCGAGTTCCATAAAATGAGCTGAAAGTAGGAGCACAAAAACATACTTAGATCAGCATCTACAATGAGACAGCTCCTACAGGGATAGCATAAGAGCATTTAGGCACCTGAACACTCACAGATTTTGTTTATAGGCAAGATGCTCAGTAGCTAACAAGGTACCAACAGGAGTTACAacttggaag
It encodes:
- the TPM1 gene encoding tropomyosin alpha-1 chain isoform X12; the encoded protein is MAAMSSLEAVRRKIRSLQEQADAAEERAGRLQREVDQERALREEAESEVASLNRRIQLVEEELDRAQERLATALQKLEEAEKAADESERGMKVIENRAQKDEEKMEIQEIQLKEAKHIAEEADRKYEEVARKLVIIEGDLERAEERAELSESKCAELEEELKTVTNNLKSLEAQAEKYSQKEDKYEEEIKVLTDKLKEAETRAEFAERSVTKLEKSIDDLEEKVAHAKEENLNMHQMLDQTLLELNNM